TTTTGCTTCAATTGCTTTTGTCGCTAGGTCTAATTGCATCGCTTTTTGCCCTTCATGAGTAGCAGCGGCACGACCAACCGTTTCAAGCGCTTCAGCTTGTGCAAATGCAACGGCTTTAATCGCTTCGGCTTCACCTTGTGCTTTAAGCACTTGTTCTGCTTTTTCAGCTTCCGCAGCTAGTACGCGCGACTGTTTTTCACCTTCCGCAACATTAATGGCCGCTTGGCGCTGACCTTCAGACTCTAATACTTGTGCACGACGCTCACGTTCGGCCTTCATTTGGCGCTCCATGGCATCGAGTACTGACGTTGGCGGTACAATATCTTTTATTTCGTAACGCATAACCTGCACGCCCCATGTCGCACTTGCCTCGTTAAGCGCAATCACGATATTGGTATTAAGCTGCTCACGGCTTTCAAACGTTTCGTCCATGTTCATTTTACCCAACTCGCTACGCATGGTTGTTTGCGCTAGCTGAATCACGGCAAAAACATAGTCTTCTACGCCATAGGTTGCTTTGTATGGGTCAAGCACACGAAAATACAACACACCATCAACCACT
This is a stretch of genomic DNA from Flocculibacter collagenilyticus. It encodes these proteins:
- a CDS encoding SPFH domain-containing protein, yielding MELLQNYIFTYQFALLIFVLVILKSSIQFVPQNRAYLVERFGKYRTTIEAGLNFIVPFMDKISADRSLKEQAFDVQGQSVITKDNISLVVDGVLYFRVLDPYKATYGVEDYVFAVIQLAQTTMRSELGKMNMDETFESREQLNTNIVIALNEASATWGVQVMRYEIKDIVPPTSVLDAMERQMKAERERRAQVLESEGQRQAAINVAEGEKQSRVLAAEAEKAEQVLKAQGEAEAIKAVAFAQAEALETVGRAAATHEGQKAMQLDLATKAIEAKEAIAKESSVVLLPDGSTEAASVVTQAMSIINTLNKSN